A DNA window from bacterium contains the following coding sequences:
- a CDS encoding nitronate monooxygenase, whose translation MRSRILELFGIERPIVGAGMIHVSTAGWAAAVADAGALGLIAGGHNTPESLRAEIRLAREMTRGALGVNVPLLYKHAPDLLRVCVEEDVRIVFTSAGNPAKVTPLLKSAGIINVHVVPSVRLAQKSVEAGVDAVVAEGYEAGGHVSRDGPTTLVLTRAVARAVEVPVIAAGGIADGAGVA comes from the coding sequence ATGCGCTCCAGAATCCTCGAATTGTTCGGTATCGAACGCCCGATCGTCGGCGCGGGCATGATCCATGTTTCCACGGCGGGATGGGCCGCCGCGGTGGCGGACGCCGGTGCGCTTGGCCTGATCGCCGGCGGCCACAACACGCCGGAGTCGCTGCGCGCCGAGATCCGCCTCGCGCGTGAAATGACGCGCGGCGCGCTCGGCGTGAATGTTCCGCTTCTCTACAAGCACGCGCCCGATCTATTGCGCGTGTGCGTCGAGGAGGATGTGCGCATCGTCTTCACGAGCGCGGGTAACCCCGCGAAGGTGACACCGCTTCTCAAGAGCGCGGGCATCATCAACGTGCATGTCGTGCCTTCGGTGCGGCTGGCGCAAAAATCCGTGGAAGCCGGCGTGGACGCGGTGGTCGCCGAGGGCTACGAGGCCGGCGGGCACGTGTCGCGCGATGGTCCGACGACGCTCGTGCTCACGCGGGCGGTGGCGCGCGCGGTCGAGGTGCCCGTCATCGCGGCGGGCGGCATCGCCGACGGCGCGGGCGTCGCGG